DNA sequence from the Amycolatopsis sp. Hca4 genome:
CGGGCCCTCCGTCATGGTCGATCGGGGGCAGACCCGGATGTGGTGGTGCAGCCAGTACGGCGGGGCCGGGCCGGCCGGGGACGACATCCTCTACGCGGAGGCGCGGTCGGCGAACGGGCCGTTCACCGGGCCGGGTGGCGGGATCCCGGCCGCCGTCTTCTCCGGGGCGCCCGGGCAGTTCGACGGGATGCACACCTGCGATCCGTCCGTTCTGCGCGTCGGCTCCACCTACTACCTGTACTACACCGGCGCCGCCGGGGATCACGCTCTCGGCAACGCCGTCGGGCTCGCGACCAGCGCCGATGGCATCCACTGGACGCGCGCGGCCGGCGGGAAACCGATCCTCGGGCCGTCGCACGACGTGCACCGCGCGAACGTCTACGGGGCCGGGCAGCCGTCCGCGGTCTACCTCGACGGCTGGTTCTACCTGATGTTCACCGACACCACCGGCCGCGCCGCCGGGCCCAACGGTGCCGGTCAATTTCTCCTGCGCTCGCACGACCCGGCGTTCGGGTCCGGGGTGCAGGCGCTGGACGTCGGCGGGTTCGTGCCGGTGGCTTCGACTTCGGCGCCGCGGGCCCGGTCGGTCGTCGACGGGTTCAGCGCCGACCTGATGTGGGTGGGTGCGCTGGCCGCGTTCGTCGTCGCGCACGAGACCGAGGGCGGGACCACCCTGACGTTCTGGACCGCGGACTTCACCGACCACCCCTACCAGCCCGTGGTGATCCCCGGGCCGTGGCGGGAAGGGCCGGGCCTGGTGCGCCGGC
Encoded proteins:
- a CDS encoding beta-xylosidase, which produces MHPFRRLNRRPARALLASFLAGLLLAGCTEGYAQPQAGEHPVQQTAVPARPSNVSLASGYPRQSGGVVAAGGADAVYNYGPSVMVDRGQTRMWWCSQYGGAGPAGDDILYAEARSANGPFTGPGGGIPAAVFSGAPGQFDGMHTCDPSVLRVGSTYYLYYTGAAGDHALGNAVGLATSADGIHWTRAAGGKPILGPSHDVHRANVYGAGQPSAVYLDGWFYLMFTDTTGRAAGPNGAGQFLLRSHDPAFGSGVQALDVGGFVPVASTSAPRARSVVDGFSADLMWVGALAAFVVAHETEGGTTLTFWTADFTDHPYQPVVIPGPWREGPGLVRRPDGHAPLSAADPCDRVPFDLVRATGLGGAGAPTDLRHFGLDLLGSQACANPGRVAATFDGVTAPSPERTMDLVRAGGRVRVDRRAVAAALAGEVLDRTPPAFATLPLTTRLRSGAEAVQAPDRGFAFVLDGHRWPVPGPAAVGDNGSTARPVPARQWDSYPAGASLVG